In Pseudomonadota bacterium, the DNA window CATTCTCGTGGAGACGCGCGGCCGCGTCGGCCTCATCACCCTGAACCGGCCGAAAGCCCTCAACGCGCTTTGCGACGCCTTGGTCGGCGAGGTGGGCGAGGCCCTGGAAACCTTCCGGGCGGACGACAACGTCGGCGCGGTCGTGTTCACGGGCAGCGAGAAGGCTTTCGCCGCCGGCGCCGACATCAAGGAAATTCGTCGGATGACCGCCATCGAGGCGCACGAACGCACCTTCACGTACAACTGGGAGTGCGTCGCCCGTTTCAACAAGCCGACGATCGCGGCGGTGGCTGGCTATGCCCTTGGCGGCGGGTTCGAGATCGCGCTCATGTGCGACATTCTGATCGTCGCCGATAACGCGAAACTGGGCTTGCCGGAAATCACGATCGGCACGATTCCGGGCGCCGGCGGCACCCAGCGGCTGACGCGCGCCATCGGCAAGTCGAAGGCGATGGAGATGTGCCTGACCGGGAGAATGATGGGGGCCGAGGAGGCCGAGCGGACCGGGCTCGCCTGCCGGGTCGTGCCGCTGGCCTCCCTGATCGAGGAGGCGGTGGCCCTGGGCGGGAAGATCGCCGCGCTTTCGCTGCCGGTGACGCGGATCGCGAAGGAGGCGGTGAACGCGGCCTTCGAAACCACCCTGAAAACCGGCCTTCAAGTCGAACATCGCCTCTTCAACCTGACCTTCGCGACGGAGGATCGCGAGGAAGGAATGGCCGCCTTCGTTGACAAGCGAAGCCCGGCCTGGAAGCACCGCTAGATCTGGTCGGCCTTGACGTTTGGCCCAGCTTGACGCTATAAACCCGACCCCACCGAGAGGAATCGGATTTTTCCCATGGCGACGACGAAATCGGCAAAAAAGAGCACGCGCCAGATGGCGAAGCGCACGGAAGTGAACCGCGCGCGGCGGACGCGTATCCGCACCTTCCTGAAGAAGGTCGAAACGGCTACGGCAAGCGGCGACAAGGAAGCGGCGGCGGCGGCCCTGCGTGCGGCGCAGCCGGAAATCATGCGCGGCGTCACGAAGGGCGTGCTGAAGAAGAATACCGCGGCGCGCAAGCTCTCGCGTCTCAGCGCAAGAATCAAAGCGCTTTAACTTAAAATTTTATCGTTTGGTTTGTGTGGGCGCCTGATTTTTTGCGATCGGGCGGCACAGTTTACCGCCTGTCGCGCGCGAAAATTTTTCTCCGAGTTCCCCTTTCGGTCGGCTTGCCAAGACGGGCAAGTGTGGCTAGTCTTGTTTCTTCTTCGCGGGGGTGTTGCGGCTGCGGATTAAGCGAACGCACCGCCTTCGCGTCGAAGTTTTCGGAGAGAAATTTAAACAGCGCATTCGGGAAAACTTTTTCAGTCGTTTTGAAGTTTTCCGCGAACAAAATTTTACGTTCGGGCATCAAGGCAAACGCAATTGCCTGATGAACCGGGGGGTCGTTTTCAGGGAGAGGGCATGTCGCTTAGGGCGAAGCAGAAGGCATGGCTCGCACGCGCCGCGCGGCGGCAGAAAACGCCGGCGGGCATCGCGGCCTTACCGCCCCGGCGCACCTTCCTAGAAGCAGCGCTTAACAGCCTGGGATTTCATACATTTCTGTCTTTTCCGGCGGGGGATGGTCGATGAACCAGAGTCCCCTTTCCCTGACGCTCGCCACGGAATGGGGCGGCGTTCGCAAGCGGCTTGAAACGGAGTTTGGCGAGGCAATCTTCAAGAGCTGGCTCGGCCCGCTCGAAGTGGAATCCATCGAGAACGGGACGGTGACGTTTTCCGTGCCGACCCGTTTTATGCGCGACTGGATTCAATCGAAATACGCCGAGCGCATCCGCGAGCTTTGGCAGACCGAAAACCATGACCTGCGCAAGATTGATTTCATCGTTCGGGGCTTGCGCGGGAAACCGGCAGAAAAGGAAGTGGACGCCGAGCGGGTGGCGGCCGAAGCCGGAATCGCCGTCGAAAGCGTGAACCTGCCGTCCGCCGGCCGGGCATGGACGCTTGAGGAAGTGGCCGCCCCCCTGGACCCACGCTTCACCTTCGACAACTTCGTCGTCGGCAAGCCGAATGAGCTTGCCCATGCCGCTGCCCGCCGCGTCGTCGAGGCGACGGCGGTGCCCTTCAATCCCCTCTTCCTCTATGGCGGGGTCGGGCTCGGCAAGACCCACCTCATGCACGCCATCGCCTGGTACATCCGCGAGCGCGACCCCTCGCGCAAGGTTGTTTACCTTTCGGCCGAGAAGTTCATGTACCTGTTCATCCGGGCGCTCCGCTTCAAGAATACGATGGCGTTCAAGGATTTGTTCCGTTCCGTCGACGTTCTCATGATCGACGACGTTCAATTCATGGCGGACAAAGAGGCGACACAAGAGGAATTTTTCCATACTTTCAACGCCTTGGTGGACCAGAAGCGCCAGATCATCATTTCCGCCGACAAATCCCCCTCCGATCTCGACCGGCTGGAAGAACGGCTGCGCTCCCGCCTGGGCTGGGGGCTAGTCGCCGACATCCACGCGACGAGCTATGAGCTCCGCCTCGGCATCCTCCATTCGAAGGCGGAGCAGATGGGGTTCGCCGTGCCGACAAAGGTGATGGAATTCCTCGCCAACCGCATCACGTCGAATATCCGCGAACTGGAAGGCGCGCTCACCCGCGTCGTCGCCCATGCGACGCTCGTCGGTCAGGCCATCACCCTTCAAGGCACCCAGGAGGTGCTGCGCGACCTGCTGCGGGCGAATGAGCGCCGGGTCACGATCGAGGAGATCCAGAAACGGGTCGCCGAGCATTTCAATGTCCGGGTTTCGGACATGCATTCGGATCGCCGCGCGCGCGCCGTCGCCAGGCCCAGGCAGGTGGCGATGTATCTGGCCAAGCAGCTGACCCAGCGCTCGCTGCCGGAAATCGGCCGCAAATTCGGCGGCCGGGATCACACAACCGTCATGCATGCTGTCCGCAAGGTGG includes these proteins:
- the dnaA gene encoding chromosomal replication initiator protein DnaA, translated to MNQSPLSLTLATEWGGVRKRLETEFGEAIFKSWLGPLEVESIENGTVTFSVPTRFMRDWIQSKYAERIRELWQTENHDLRKIDFIVRGLRGKPAEKEVDAERVAAEAGIAVESVNLPSAGRAWTLEEVAAPLDPRFTFDNFVVGKPNELAHAAARRVVEATAVPFNPLFLYGGVGLGKTHLMHAIAWYIRERDPSRKVVYLSAEKFMYLFIRALRFKNTMAFKDLFRSVDVLMIDDVQFMADKEATQEEFFHTFNALVDQKRQIIISADKSPSDLDRLEERLRSRLGWGLVADIHATSYELRLGILHSKAEQMGFAVPTKVMEFLANRITSNIRELEGALTRVVAHATLVGQAITLQGTQEVLRDLLRANERRVTIEEIQKRVAEHFNVRVSDMHSDRRARAVARPRQVAMYLAKQLTQRSLPEIGRKFGGRDHTTVMHAVRKVEELRLSDPSFSEDIELLRRLLEG
- the rpsT gene encoding 30S ribosomal protein S20, which encodes MATTKSAKKSTRQMAKRTEVNRARRTRIRTFLKKVETATASGDKEAAAAALRAAQPEIMRGVTKGVLKKNTAARKLSRLSARIKAL
- a CDS encoding enoyl-CoA hydratase-related protein: MAYENILVETRGRVGLITLNRPKALNALCDALVGEVGEALETFRADDNVGAVVFTGSEKAFAAGADIKEIRRMTAIEAHERTFTYNWECVARFNKPTIAAVAGYALGGGFEIALMCDILIVADNAKLGLPEITIGTIPGAGGTQRLTRAIGKSKAMEMCLTGRMMGAEEAERTGLACRVVPLASLIEEAVALGGKIAALSLPVTRIAKEAVNAAFETTLKTGLQVEHRLFNLTFATEDREEGMAAFVDKRSPAWKHR